The window TAGAGCCATACACGTGTAAACAAAGAAAAACACAAATTACAAAATAACTATAATCAGTAAAACGATACTTTGAATAGGTGAAAATTAAAAAAAGCAGCGCAATAACCGTTAACGTATTTTCTATAAACCAATTCTTAATATCCGTTGTACCCATTAAGGAATTTACCCATAGGATACCAAAGAAGAGACTAATCCAAAAAAGCTTATGTCCGATGACAGTTATAACACTGCTATATAATTTCATTTAAAAACGATGCTTTACATTTAATGTAAAATTAAATTTCAACTATCTACTAATAGATTTAGCTGCTTTAATAAGTGATTTTGCTTCGTGAATAGAAGGATAAACAGGAATAATTTTCTTCCCTGTTTCAAACAATCCATACACCGCTGTTTGTGCCGTTCTAACGGAATACTCTACTGTAAATACTATATCCTTTGGCACCTCAGCAAATTGTCCTAAAAAAGCAAAATTTGTCGCTCCTTTTGGCAGTACTTCTGGTCTATCTCCATAGGCTCTTGGCATAAACAAGCTATCAATAAAAGGCATGGCTGTTGGAATACAATTTACTTTTCCAGCAGCTACGATAGGCTTCATTAAATTCTGAATTTTTAAATGATACCACAGTTCTTCTAAAATTTCTTCTCCACTACATTCCGCCATTGTTTTATTGACAAAATTTCCTTTTCTATCTGGATACAAGCCATATCCCCAAAAAATCTTAACCTCTTTTGGTTGATTAGGAAAATGGGGTTGACGCGCAATAACTATGGACATTAACCAATTAGAATCAGTCATGGTTACCAGCCCACCTGTACCATCAACATTTCCTGAAAAATTTTCCATATAATCCTGAAATGTACTATCCTTTAAAGTTACTGTAAAAGAATACCATTTTTGCAAATCGATATTATCGCAAAACACCCCTGGATTACCAAAAGCTTTATCTTTTTTGGCTATATTTTTCCATAATCCCCAAGAGCCTGATGCTTCAACACCTTTAAGTTTTGCAGGTCTATCCCATGCGCCATTATCTGTACTGTCCGTAATAGAACCGTTAGTAATAAAAACGTAATCATTGTCCCCTAATACTATTTCATTTTTATCTTTTAAATGCAATACCGTCGCTGTTTTTTTATCTGAAGACAAATCAAAATCTATATCAACAACCTCACATTCCATCTCAAAGTTAACCCCTTGAGCTTGTAAATATTTTTTTATTGGACGTACCACGGAATCGTACTGATTATACTTTGTACGCATGACACCTCCTAAACGGTAAAGCCCATCCACCAAATGAATTAAACGTTTCATATATCGTCTCATCTCTGCAACGCTACTCCATTTTTGAAACGCAAACATTGTTGACCAGATGTACCAAAAATTAGTATCGAAAAACGATTGATCAAACCAATCTTCAATTCTTTTATTTTCTAGAAGCGTTTCCGATGTCATTATTAGTTTTAATAAATCCGCTTGCTCTTTAAGCGTTAGACCATAAGAGGAAACATCCATTTTTTTTCCATCTTTTAATAACCTTGCTTTTCCATTTGAAACAAATCTCTCATTAAACTCAAAAGACTCATCTCTTATCGAAACCTCAGGATCTTCCAAGGATGGGATATGAGATAATAAATCCCAATAACACTCGTAATGTCTTTCATGCATCCTTCCTCCTCTGACTACAAAACCGTCTTCTTTGTTACCTGCACCATCAAGCGCCCCACCAGCAATTTTAGCTTTTTCTAGAATATGAATGTTCTGAC is drawn from Psychroserpens sp. NJDZ02 and contains these coding sequences:
- a CDS encoding oleate hydratase produces the protein MSKTKNKNPKEAKIYLIGSGMASLASAVYLIKDAGVQGQNIHILEKAKIAGGALDGAGNKEDGFVVRGGRMHERHYECYWDLLSHIPSLEDPEVSIRDESFEFNERFVSNGKARLLKDGKKMDVSSYGLTLKEQADLLKLIMTSETLLENKRIEDWFDQSFFDTNFWYIWSTMFAFQKWSSVAEMRRYMKRLIHLVDGLYRLGGVMRTKYNQYDSVVRPIKKYLQAQGVNFEMECEVVDIDFDLSSDKKTATVLHLKDKNEIVLGDNDYVFITNGSITDSTDNGAWDRPAKLKGVEASGSWGLWKNIAKKDKAFGNPGVFCDNIDLQKWYSFTVTLKDSTFQDYMENFSGNVDGTGGLVTMTDSNWLMSIVIARQPHFPNQPKEVKIFWGYGLYPDRKGNFVNKTMAECSGEEILEELWYHLKIQNLMKPIVAAGKVNCIPTAMPFIDSLFMPRAYGDRPEVLPKGATNFAFLGQFAEVPKDIVFTVEYSVRTAQTAVYGLFETGKKIIPVYPSIHEAKSLIKAAKSISR